In the genome of Montipora foliosa isolate CH-2021 chromosome 3, ASM3666993v2, whole genome shotgun sequence, one region contains:
- the LOC137996297 gene encoding uncharacterized protein, whose translation MFYAEDTQIYIALNAKERSTDLQRLEKCAADIKSWSVENFLILNDSKTEILHVFSNFSRNLPSTPEVKVGNSTIFPQGQGKDLGVFFDKHMNLKSHISSASFALRNFGKIRKHLDRATTERLVHAFVSSRLDNCNSLLFGLPLYQIERLQRMTKHSSEGSDTFQYKRTYYTNIHHT comes from the coding sequence ATGTTTTATGCAGAAGATACACAAATCTATATCGCCCTAAATGCCAAGGAGCGATCCACAGATCTTCAAAGACTAGAGAAATGTGCAGCGGACATAAAATCATGGTCGGTTGAAAACTTTCTTATCCTAAATGACTCTAAGACTGAGATCTTGCATGTATTTTCCAATTTCTCACGTAATCTTCCTAGTACACCTGAGGTCAAAGTTGGTAATTCAACGATATTTCCACAAGGTCAAGGGAAGGATTTGGGTGTTTTCTTCGATAAACACATGAACCTCAAATCTCACATCAGCAGCGCTTCGTTTGCTCTTCGCAACTTTGGAAAGATCAGAAAACACCTGGATCGAGCAACCACTGAACGTCTTGTTCACGCGTTTGTTAGTTCTCGTCTTGATAACTGTAACAGCTTGCTGTTTGGTCTACCTTTATATCAGATTGAGCGTCTTCAACGTATGACAAAACACAGCAGCGAGGGTAGTGACACTTTCCAGTATAAAAGAACATATTACACCAATATACACCATACATAA